One window of Myxocyprinus asiaticus isolate MX2 ecotype Aquarium Trade chromosome 6, UBuf_Myxa_2, whole genome shotgun sequence genomic DNA carries:
- the LOC127442825 gene encoding leukotriene B4 receptor 1-like isoform X1 produces the protein MEERKSYMFGTTRGSSEAFLMESENGSTLMDNITTINHKNKSIVSNDISVTFGALILSIVFLLGVPGNLFIIWSILARARKRSVTTMLIFNLACADGCLMCLTIFFIIYLAKKNWVFGGVMCKFLFYLCNTNMYASIMIIMLMSLHRLVAVVWPSYLIACTRKRTVLLVLGGLWIVVFLSALPALIFREEKTEKNDNGKDRIVCATNHEKSWHVVFQYTLETVVGFLVPYVIIVSSYVCILRRLRQTKFRRKIRSENLIQAIIVTFCIFWLPYHGINIVQVVAALTPEGSPLKTKLDNIWQSSRAVSSALAFISSCANPVLYTFAGRSYIKADGLAFMARLFESTVLDNGTKRSRQTRDVIRL, from the exons atggaagaaagaaagtcatacatgtttggaactacaagagg TTCTTCTGAGGCCTTCCTGATGGAATCAGAAAATGGGAGCACCTTAATGGACAACATAACAACAATTAATCATAAGAATAAGAGTATTGTTAGTAATGATATCTCTGTTACCTTTGGGGCCCTCATCCTCAGCATTGTCTTCCTCCTGGGCGTTCCTGGCAACCTCTTCATTATTTGGAGCATCCTGGCACGTGCCCGAAAGCGCTCCGTGACTACCATGCTCATCTTCAACCTGGCGTGCGCAGATGGTTGTCTGATGTGTCTGACAATTTTCTTTATAATATACCTAGCCAAGAAGAACTGGGTGTTTGGAGGTGTCATGTGCAAGTTTTTATTCTACTTGTGTAATACAAACATGTATGCCTCCATTATGATCATTATGCTGATGAGTCTACACAGACTAGTGGCAGTGGTGTGGCCCTCATACTTGATTGCCTGTACTCGTAAAAGGACGGTATTACTTGTGCTTGGGGGCCTCTGGATTGTTGTTTTTCTTTCGGCATTGCCAGCTTTGATATTTAGAGAAGAAAAAACAGAGAAGAATGACAATGGGAAGGACCGCATTGTGTGTGCAACTAATCACGAGAAGTCATGGCAT GTGGTTTTCCAGTATACACTTGAGACAGTTGTTGGTTTCCTGGTACCATATGTGATCATAGTCAGCAGTTATGTGTGTATCCTTCGACGCCTCCGACAGACCAAGTTCAGGAGGAAGATACGAAGCGAGAACCTTATTCAAGCCATAATTGTaacgttctgcattttttggCTCCCTTACCATGGTATTAATATTGTACAA GTGGTCGCAGCACTTACACCAGAGGGATCACCACTCAAAACGAA ACTAGATAATATCTGGCAGTCCAGTCGTGCCGTTTCATCCGCTCTGGCTTTTATCAGCAGTTGTGCAAATCCGGTCCTTTATACCTTTGCTGGGCGCTCCTACATCAAGGCTGATGGCCTGGCATTCATGGCCAGACTCTTTGAGAGCACTGTGCTGGACAATGGCACCAAGAGAAGCCGTCAGACCAGAGATGTCATTAGACTATAA
- the LOC127442825 gene encoding leukotriene B4 receptor 1-like isoform X3: protein MEERKSYMFGTTRGIVFLLGVPGNLFIIWSILARARKRSVTTMLIFNLACADGCLMCLTIFFIIYLAKKNWVFGGVMCKFLFYLCNTNMYASIMIIMLMSLHRLVAVVWPSYLIACTRKRTVLLVLGGLWIVVFLSALPALIFREEKTEKNDNGKDRIVCATNHEKSWHVVFQYTLETVVGFLVPYVIIVSSYVCILRRLRQTKFRRKIRSENLIQAIIVTFCIFWLPYHGINIVQVVAALTPEGSPLKTKLDNIWQSSRAVSSALAFISSCANPVLYTFAGRSYIKADGLAFMARLFESTVLDNGTKRSRQTRDVIRL, encoded by the exons atggaagaaagaaagtcatacatgtttggaactacaagagg CATTGTCTTCCTCCTGGGCGTTCCTGGCAACCTCTTCATTATTTGGAGCATCCTGGCACGTGCCCGAAAGCGCTCCGTGACTACCATGCTCATCTTCAACCTGGCGTGCGCAGATGGTTGTCTGATGTGTCTGACAATTTTCTTTATAATATACCTAGCCAAGAAGAACTGGGTGTTTGGAGGTGTCATGTGCAAGTTTTTATTCTACTTGTGTAATACAAACATGTATGCCTCCATTATGATCATTATGCTGATGAGTCTACACAGACTAGTGGCAGTGGTGTGGCCCTCATACTTGATTGCCTGTACTCGTAAAAGGACGGTATTACTTGTGCTTGGGGGCCTCTGGATTGTTGTTTTTCTTTCGGCATTGCCAGCTTTGATATTTAGAGAAGAAAAAACAGAGAAGAATGACAATGGGAAGGACCGCATTGTGTGTGCAACTAATCACGAGAAGTCATGGCAT GTGGTTTTCCAGTATACACTTGAGACAGTTGTTGGTTTCCTGGTACCATATGTGATCATAGTCAGCAGTTATGTGTGTATCCTTCGACGCCTCCGACAGACCAAGTTCAGGAGGAAGATACGAAGCGAGAACCTTATTCAAGCCATAATTGTaacgttctgcattttttggCTCCCTTACCATGGTATTAATATTGTACAA GTGGTCGCAGCACTTACACCAGAGGGATCACCACTCAAAACGAA ACTAGATAATATCTGGCAGTCCAGTCGTGCCGTTTCATCCGCTCTGGCTTTTATCAGCAGTTGTGCAAATCCGGTCCTTTATACCTTTGCTGGGCGCTCCTACATCAAGGCTGATGGCCTGGCATTCATGGCCAGACTCTTTGAGAGCACTGTGCTGGACAATGGCACCAAGAGAAGCCGTCAGACCAGAGATGTCATTAGACTATAA
- the LOC127442825 gene encoding leukotriene B4 receptor 1-like isoform X2 produces the protein MESENGSTLMDNITTINHKNKSIVSNDISVTFGALILSIVFLLGVPGNLFIIWSILARARKRSVTTMLIFNLACADGCLMCLTIFFIIYLAKKNWVFGGVMCKFLFYLCNTNMYASIMIIMLMSLHRLVAVVWPSYLIACTRKRTVLLVLGGLWIVVFLSALPALIFREEKTEKNDNGKDRIVCATNHEKSWHVVFQYTLETVVGFLVPYVIIVSSYVCILRRLRQTKFRRKIRSENLIQAIIVTFCIFWLPYHGINIVQVVAALTPEGSPLKTKLDNIWQSSRAVSSALAFISSCANPVLYTFAGRSYIKADGLAFMARLFESTVLDNGTKRSRQTRDVIRL, from the exons ATGGAATCAGAAAATGGGAGCACCTTAATGGACAACATAACAACAATTAATCATAAGAATAAGAGTATTGTTAGTAATGATATCTCTGTTACCTTTGGGGCCCTCATCCTCAGCATTGTCTTCCTCCTGGGCGTTCCTGGCAACCTCTTCATTATTTGGAGCATCCTGGCACGTGCCCGAAAGCGCTCCGTGACTACCATGCTCATCTTCAACCTGGCGTGCGCAGATGGTTGTCTGATGTGTCTGACAATTTTCTTTATAATATACCTAGCCAAGAAGAACTGGGTGTTTGGAGGTGTCATGTGCAAGTTTTTATTCTACTTGTGTAATACAAACATGTATGCCTCCATTATGATCATTATGCTGATGAGTCTACACAGACTAGTGGCAGTGGTGTGGCCCTCATACTTGATTGCCTGTACTCGTAAAAGGACGGTATTACTTGTGCTTGGGGGCCTCTGGATTGTTGTTTTTCTTTCGGCATTGCCAGCTTTGATATTTAGAGAAGAAAAAACAGAGAAGAATGACAATGGGAAGGACCGCATTGTGTGTGCAACTAATCACGAGAAGTCATGGCAT GTGGTTTTCCAGTATACACTTGAGACAGTTGTTGGTTTCCTGGTACCATATGTGATCATAGTCAGCAGTTATGTGTGTATCCTTCGACGCCTCCGACAGACCAAGTTCAGGAGGAAGATACGAAGCGAGAACCTTATTCAAGCCATAATTGTaacgttctgcattttttggCTCCCTTACCATGGTATTAATATTGTACAA GTGGTCGCAGCACTTACACCAGAGGGATCACCACTCAAAACGAA ACTAGATAATATCTGGCAGTCCAGTCGTGCCGTTTCATCCGCTCTGGCTTTTATCAGCAGTTGTGCAAATCCGGTCCTTTATACCTTTGCTGGGCGCTCCTACATCAAGGCTGATGGCCTGGCATTCATGGCCAGACTCTTTGAGAGCACTGTGCTGGACAATGGCACCAAGAGAAGCCGTCAGACCAGAGATGTCATTAGACTATAA